Proteins found in one Acidobacteriota bacterium genomic segment:
- a CDS encoding formylglycine-generating enzyme family protein → MVEIPGGSFLMGSPESEGDIDERPVHWVSMPSFFMGKYLITQMVWRAVAGLPKVNHDLVPSPSHFEGELLPVENINWFDAMEFCARLTQATGRTYRLPSEAEWEYACRAGTTTPFGCGETLISDLANFDASCPYKAEPQGIYRARTVPVGAFGVANEFGLYDMHGNVWEWCQDVWHDNYEEAPTDGSAWLEGGNQELRVLRGGSWDYAGYGCRCAFRDRGNPKIASPFNGLRVVASVE, encoded by the coding sequence ATGGTTGAAATTCCAGGCGGTTCTTTTCTGATGGGGTCACCTGAATCCGAAGGTGATATTGACGAACGGCCTGTCCATTGGGTCTCGATGCCATCATTTTTCATGGGGAAATATCTAATCACTCAGATGGTGTGGCGTGCAGTTGCCGGCCTTCCAAAAGTCAATCATGACCTTGTACCGTCACCGTCGCATTTTGAAGGTGAGTTGCTCCCGGTTGAAAACATCAACTGGTTTGATGCGATGGAGTTTTGCGCCCGACTGACACAAGCCACCGGGCGTACCTATCGCCTGCCGAGCGAAGCCGAATGGGAATATGCCTGTCGTGCCGGTACCACGACGCCGTTTGGTTGTGGTGAGACCCTCATTTCCGATCTGGCCAATTTTGATGCCAGTTGCCCATATAAAGCCGAACCCCAGGGAATTTATCGCGCCAGAACCGTGCCGGTCGGGGCGTTTGGTGTGGCAAATGAATTCGGACTCTATGATATGCACGGCAATGTTTGGGAATGGTGCCAGGATGTGTGGCACGACAATTATGAAGAAGCTCCAACTGACGGCAGTGCCTGGCTTGAAGGTGGGAATCAGGAATTGCGGGTGCTGCGCGGTGGTTCGTGGGATTATGCCGGTTATGGCTGCCGGTGTGCGTTCCGGGATCGGGGGAATCCGAAAATCGCCAGCCCATTTAATGGCCTGCGAGTCGTTGCCAGTGTGGAGTAA
- a CDS encoding threonylcarbamoyl-AMP synthase → MGSSTIVKHTECWKINPEDPEPELLAAAGQALRDGKLVAFPTETVYGLGANALDRQAVAGIFEAKGRPATNPLIVHLAEVEQVHTVAGEWSTVAAQLAARFWPGPLTLIVPKLEVVPDLVTAGGPTVGVRIPAHPVARALIAAAQVPVAAPSANRFTQVSPTTARHVLKGLSGRIDLVLDGGPTHVGIESTVLDVSVSPPVLWRSGMISQVELEQHIGPIVLPYQQHTTANVLPSPGQHRKHYAPKADVHLVPYADRVALRHTLERLLPDSPHGVPSIGYIAFEPAPLEHPAMMVKVMPARPRSFARELYAVFHAMEDAGVAHLIIEDVPPESTWNGVRDRLHRAAVHS, encoded by the coding sequence ATGGGGAGTTCAACAATTGTGAAACACACTGAATGCTGGAAAATCAATCCAGAGGATCCAGAACCCGAGTTGCTGGCAGCGGCTGGTCAGGCACTACGGGATGGGAAATTGGTCGCTTTCCCAACTGAGACGGTCTATGGGCTGGGGGCGAATGCTCTTGATCGTCAAGCAGTTGCCGGTATTTTTGAAGCCAAAGGTCGCCCGGCAACCAATCCGTTGATTGTTCATTTAGCTGAGGTTGAACAGGTTCACACAGTTGCTGGCGAATGGTCAACTGTTGCAGCTCAACTTGCCGCCAGATTTTGGCCGGGACCACTCACGTTGATTGTCCCCAAATTGGAAGTTGTCCCTGATCTGGTAACGGCTGGAGGGCCAACCGTCGGCGTTCGGATTCCCGCCCATCCAGTCGCACGGGCATTGATTGCGGCTGCCCAGGTGCCAGTTGCCGCGCCCAGTGCGAACCGGTTTACCCAGGTTTCGCCAACCACGGCCCGGCACGTCCTCAAAGGACTTTCCGGGCGCATTGATCTGGTGCTTGATGGTGGGCCCACCCACGTTGGTATTGAATCAACCGTGCTGGATGTCAGTGTGTCGCCGCCAGTACTCTGGCGCTCGGGGATGATTTCACAAGTTGAATTGGAGCAACATATTGGCCCGATTGTGCTTCCTTACCAGCAACACACAACCGCGAACGTGTTGCCATCACCTGGACAACACCGAAAACACTACGCTCCAAAAGCTGATGTTCATCTGGTTCCATATGCCGACCGGGTTGCCTTGCGGCATACCCTGGAGCGTCTTTTGCCCGACTCACCTCATGGTGTTCCCTCAATTGGGTACATCGCTTTTGAACCAGCGCCGCTGGAGCATCCCGCCATGATGGTCAAAGTGATGCCAGCCAGACCCAGATCCTTTGCGCGAGAGTTATATGCCGTGTTTCACGCTATGGAAGATGCCGGAGTCGCCCACCTCATCATTGAAGATGTTCCGCCTGAATCAACCTGGAATGGCGTCCGCGACCGATTGCACCGCGCCGCCGTCCATTCATAA
- a CDS encoding alcohol dehydrogenase catalytic domain-containing protein — MLALRFEHNQLTLQDISLPATDGTALIRMTRAGICATDLAITRGYASFSGTLGHEFVGIIEESPDPEWIGKRVVGNINIGCGNCRECHRGDSRHCALRRVLGIRSYDGAFAEFLTLPLRNLHVIPDSLSDSVAVFAEPLAAACRILEQVVIKPDQSVVVLGDGKLGQLIARMLKASGYNPLLIGKYETKRALAEQVGIQTRILDEGGVDTDLRQAVDVVIEATGNSQAFAQALELVSPCGTIILKSTLHGNWTLKAENFVVPEVTVVGSRCGRLEHSLKLLESGTIEVASLISAEFPLAQALDAFRFAAQPGIMKVQLLAPR; from the coding sequence ATGCTTGCACTTCGTTTTGAACACAATCAACTTACCCTGCAGGATATCTCATTGCCGGCAACTGACGGTACAGCCTTGATTCGAATGACCCGCGCTGGCATTTGTGCCACGGACCTGGCCATCACTCGCGGTTATGCCAGCTTTTCAGGAACCCTTGGCCACGAATTTGTTGGAATTATCGAAGAATCGCCAGATCCAGAATGGATTGGCAAACGCGTGGTTGGAAACATCAATATTGGGTGTGGCAACTGCCGTGAATGCCATCGCGGAGACAGCCGACACTGTGCTCTGCGCCGGGTACTCGGTATTCGGTCATATGACGGCGCCTTTGCCGAATTCCTCACGCTTCCATTGAGAAATCTGCACGTTATCCCAGATTCATTATCTGATTCGGTTGCCGTGTTTGCCGAACCTCTGGCTGCAGCCTGTCGAATTTTAGAACAGGTTGTAATCAAACCAGATCAATCAGTTGTGGTCCTGGGAGACGGAAAACTTGGCCAGTTGATTGCCCGGATGCTCAAGGCAAGTGGCTATAACCCGTTGTTGATTGGTAAGTATGAAACCAAACGGGCACTGGCTGAACAGGTGGGAATTCAGACCCGGATACTGGACGAAGGAGGCGTTGATACCGACTTGAGACAGGCCGTTGATGTGGTAATTGAAGCCACCGGGAATTCACAAGCCTTTGCTCAGGCACTGGAACTGGTTTCGCCTTGTGGCACCATCATCCTGAAATCAACGCTTCACGGAAACTGGACGCTCAAAGCCGAGAATTTTGTGGTTCCCGAAGTCACTGTGGTTGGGTCACGGTGTGGACGGCTGGAGCACTCCCTGAAGCTGCTGGAATCAGGAACAATCGAAGTGGCATCACTCATCAGCGCCGAATTCCCACTCGCTCAAGCCCTCGACGCGTTTCGCTTTGCCGCTCAACCTGGAATAATGAAGGTCCAGTTGCTGGCCCCCAGGTAG